From one Lolium rigidum isolate FL_2022 chromosome 4, APGP_CSIRO_Lrig_0.1, whole genome shotgun sequence genomic stretch:
- the LOC124647841 gene encoding protein NRT1/ PTR FAMILY 8.3-like — translation MQMTRSASNGEEMTMLEPGHVSSSSSWSSAAAATKTTTTMRGPRPFTWTGPAIVLGTTTDWLTDRAGFELLESIAFSGVALNMVVYLGTVLHGTTAFNAAHVDTWNGTTFIVPVIGALLADSYWGKYNTIVASLLFYLAGLVLLTLSAGISPLRPSPCEGISCPPATGKQFSVFFAALYLTSIGTGGVKSALLPFGAEQYDVDGSPEEVRRKQSFFTWFFGAINLGIFVAGTLVSWLQQNVSWALGFGVSTFCLLLAAAGFLAGTAWYRVQLPAGSPLKDILRVIVASLRKRNTRLPAADHGGLGLHEVVEDGDLQKLAHTKGLRCLDKAAVKGANDNEGPWYLCTVSEVEGVKILTRMAPIWVTCVLYAASLGQMTTTFIQQGMAMDNNVFGRLKVPVASMVSVEVAFMLLWVLLHDAVIMPLARRWGPAGSAGLTQLQRMGVGRFLVVVAMGTAALVERRRLQSFGAGRMMGIGWQVPQFVLVAGSDVFCGIAQLEFFYGEAPVSMRSICSALSFLALSLGYYVNTAVVTAVSRLRPGWLAPDLNAGHLDYYFWLWAVIGAGNLLLYMLLAARYTTKQVLQSPSSS, via the exons ATGCAGATGACGCGCTCTGCTAGTAACGGCGAGGAGATGACCATGCTGGAACCCGGCCACgtatcatcgtcttcgtcgtggtCGTCAGCTGCTGctgcgacgaagacgacgacgaccatGAGGGGACCCCGCCCCTTCACCTGGACAGGCCCTGCCATTGTTCTAG GAACGACGACTGACTGGCTGACTGACCGTGCAGGCTTCGAGCTGCTCGAGAGCATCGCCTTCTCCGGGGTGGCACTGAATATGGTGGTCTACCTGGGCACCGTGCTCCACGGCACCACCGCCTTCAACGCCGCCCACGTCGACACCTGGAATGGGACCACCTTCATCGTCCCCGTCATCGGCGCCCTCCTCGCCGACAGCTACTGGGGGAAGTACAACACCATCGTCGCGTCGCTCCTCTTCTACCTCGCC GGCCTGGTGCTGCTAACCTTGTCCGCGGGGATCTCGCCGCTGCGGCCGTCGCCGTGCGAGGGAATCTCGTGCCCACCGGCGACCGGGAAGCAGTTCTCCGTCTTCTTCGCGGCGCTGTACCTGACCTCCATCGGCACGGGGGGCGTcaagtcggcgctgcttccgttcGGGGCAGAGCAGTACGACGTGGACGGCAGCCCGGAGGAGGTGCGGAGGAAGCAGTCCTTCTTCACCTGGTTCTTCGGCGCCATCAACCTTGGCATCTTCGTCGCCGGGACGCTCGTGTCTTGGCTGCAGCAGAACGTGTCCTGGGCGCTCGGCTTCGGCGTCTCCACGTTCTGCctgctgctggcggcggcgggcttCCTGGCTGGCACGGCCTGGTACAGGGTGCAGCTCCCCGCCGGCAGCCCGCTCAAGGATATCCTCAGAGTGATTGTGGCGTCCCTGAGAAAGAGGAATACCAGGCTGCCAGCTGCGGATCACGGCGGCCTTGGCCTGCACGAGGTGGTGGAAGACGGTGACCTGCAGAAGCTGGCGCACACCAAAGGACTGAGGTGTCTGGACAAGGCCGCGGTGAAGGGAGCTAACGACAACGAAGGCCCGTGGTATCTATGCACGGTGAGCGAGGTGGAGGGTGTCAAGATCCTGACGCGCATGGCGCCCATCTGGGTAACCTGCGTGCTGTACGCGGCGTCCTTGGGGCAGATGACCACGACATTCATTCAGCAGGGGATGGCCATGGACAACAACGTGTTCGGGAGGTTGAAGGTGCCGGTGGCGTCGatggtgtcggtggaggtggCGTTCATGCTGCTGTGGGTGCTACTACACGACGCCGTCATCATGCCGCTCGCTAGGAGATGGGGTCCAGCCGGGAGCGCCGGTCTGACTCAGCTGCAGAGGATGGGCGTGGGGCGGTTCCTCGTCGTCGTGGCCATGGGCACGGCGGCGCTGGTGGAGAGGCGGCGGCTGCAGAGCTTCGGCGCGGGCAGGATGATGGGCATCGGGTGGCAGGTGCCGCAGTTCGTGCTGGTGGCCGGGTCAGACGTGTTCTGCGGGATCGCGCAGCTGGAATTCTTCTACGGCGAGGCGCCAGTGTCAATGCGCAGCATCTGCTCCGCCCTCTCCTTCCTCGCGCTCTCGCTGGGGTACTACGTCAACACAGCGGTGGTCACGGCAGTGTCGCGGTTGAGGCCCGGATGGCTGGCGCCGGACCTCAACGCGGGGCACCTCGACTACTACTTCTGGCTGTGGGCGGTTATTGGCGCCGGCAACCTGCTGCTCTACATGCTGCTCGCCGCCCGGTACACGACCAAGCAAGTCCTCCAATCGCCATCGTCGAGTTAA